Proteins encoded by one window of Sphingosinicella sp. BN140058:
- a CDS encoding pitrilysin family protein produces MKSFMLLAAAAVAAIAATAAPAAAPAPVAAGALVPYQQFTLANGLRVIVHEDHKTPKVAVSVWYHVGSANEPERKSGFAHLFEHLMFNGSEHHDKEYMPPLQEIGTSGVNGATSLDQTYYYEIVPTGGLERVLWLESDRMGYLLGAVTQAKLDEQRGVVQNEKRLREGQPYATMDQRVAAGLFPADHPYNHPTIGSMEDLTAASLDDVKQWFRDYYGAANAVVTLSGDVTPERAKALAEKYFGSIPAGPPTGRLTAWVPTLEHDKSEVVAEAVPETAITWNWAVPGRGTADAPALRMAAYVLGRGKTSRLYRALVQDRQLATSASANYSSYAVAGIFSVDVRLKEGVDRAAAEKVIAEVMADFLKSGPTAAELESAKVTAYADTARAMESIYVRAMALSDGAVFADDPGAFEKEDARFAATGAPAVRAASATWLSKASYRLTVLPFGSHQAIADAADRRTIPPLGPSPELALPATREAKLSNGIRVVLAERPGAPLVEMAMVFDAGRAAEQHAKRGIQGFTLGLMDEGTRSLDSQALAERQALLGTRIYGFSDTDTTAFQLSALTRALPESVALWADYIRNPGFRPADIERDRALGLSGLAQSLANPDDVAQRTFANLIYGADHAYGVALAGRAETLKGFTRDDVVAFHESWIRPDNAVIYAAGDTDLATLTGALEKGFGGWRPPTRPKGSKTLAAVPAATAPRIVLIDKPGAQQSAIRVGQAVIDGLDARDFDLDAVNDVLGGGFTSRLNMNLREAKGWSYGVNSFVEDSRGPQLFGIATSIQTDKTAEALAELARELRDIGKDRPATADEIALVVKGQVLGLPGQFETNQAMVGYLRWVNRFDRPYDYITTLPRQYGALRPETITATANALLTPGAMTWVVVGDLSKTEAKIRALKLGSVEVWDSEGRKLR; encoded by the coding sequence ATGAAATCATTCATGCTGCTCGCCGCGGCCGCCGTGGCAGCGATCGCAGCCACCGCCGCGCCCGCGGCGGCTCCGGCTCCGGTCGCCGCCGGAGCGCTCGTGCCCTATCAGCAATTCACGCTCGCGAACGGGCTGCGGGTGATCGTTCATGAGGATCACAAGACGCCGAAGGTCGCAGTGTCTGTCTGGTACCATGTCGGCTCGGCCAACGAACCGGAGCGCAAATCCGGCTTCGCCCACCTGTTCGAGCATCTGATGTTCAACGGCTCCGAGCATCACGACAAGGAATATATGCCACCGCTGCAGGAGATCGGCACCTCCGGCGTCAACGGCGCGACCTCGCTCGACCAGACCTATTATTACGAGATCGTGCCGACCGGCGGACTGGAGCGGGTGCTCTGGCTCGAATCCGATCGCATGGGCTATCTGCTCGGCGCGGTAACGCAGGCCAAGCTCGACGAGCAGCGCGGGGTCGTCCAGAACGAGAAGAGGCTACGCGAGGGCCAGCCTTATGCGACGATGGACCAGCGCGTCGCCGCCGGCCTGTTCCCCGCCGACCATCCCTACAACCACCCGACGATCGGATCGATGGAAGATCTGACCGCGGCCTCGCTCGACGACGTCAAGCAGTGGTTCCGCGATTATTACGGTGCGGCCAACGCGGTGGTGACCCTGTCCGGCGACGTGACGCCGGAGCGCGCCAAAGCGCTTGCCGAAAAATATTTCGGCAGCATCCCGGCGGGGCCGCCCACCGGCCGGCTGACCGCCTGGGTGCCGACCCTCGAACATGACAAGAGCGAGGTCGTCGCGGAAGCGGTGCCCGAGACTGCGATCACCTGGAACTGGGCGGTGCCGGGCCGCGGCACCGCCGACGCGCCGGCGCTGCGCATGGCCGCCTATGTGCTCGGCCGCGGCAAAACCTCACGCCTCTATCGTGCCCTGGTGCAGGACAGGCAGCTCGCGACCTCCGCCTCGGCAAATTATTCGTCTTATGCGGTGGCCGGGATATTTTCGGTCGACGTTCGGCTGAAGGAGGGCGTCGACCGCGCGGCGGCCGAGAAAGTGATCGCCGAGGTGATGGCCGATTTCCTCAAGTCGGGCCCGACCGCGGCCGAGCTGGAGAGCGCCAAGGTGACCGCTTACGCGGACACGGCGCGAGCGATGGAATCGATCTACGTGCGGGCGATGGCGCTTTCGGACGGGGCGGTGTTCGCGGATGATCCGGGCGCCTTTGAGAAGGAGGATGCCCGCTTTGCGGCGACCGGAGCTCCCGCCGTCCGCGCCGCCTCCGCGACATGGCTGAGCAAGGCTTCGTACCGGCTGACCGTGCTGCCGTTCGGCAGCCACCAGGCGATCGCCGATGCCGCCGATCGCCGCACGATCCCGCCGCTGGGACCCTCGCCGGAGCTCGCTCTGCCGGCGACGCGCGAGGCGAAGCTTTCCAACGGCATCCGGGTCGTGCTGGCCGAGCGGCCGGGCGCGCCGCTGGTCGAAATGGCTATGGTATTCGACGCCGGCCGCGCGGCGGAGCAGCATGCCAAGCGCGGCATCCAGGGCTTCACCCTGGGATTGATGGACGAGGGCACCAGGAGCCTCGACAGCCAGGCGCTGGCGGAACGGCAGGCGCTGCTCGGCACCCGCATCTACGGTTTTAGCGACACCGATACGACCGCCTTCCAGCTGTCGGCGCTCACCCGCGCGCTGCCGGAGTCGGTCGCGCTCTGGGCCGATTACATCCGCAACCCGGGCTTCCGTCCAGCCGACATCGAGCGGGACAGGGCGCTCGGCCTGTCCGGCCTTGCCCAGTCACTCGCCAACCCCGACGACGTCGCCCAGCGCACCTTCGCCAATCTGATCTACGGCGCCGATCATGCTTATGGCGTGGCGCTTGCGGGCCGTGCCGAGACGCTCAAGGGGTTCACGCGCGATGATGTCGTCGCCTTCCACGAGAGCTGGATCCGCCCGGATAATGCAGTGATCTATGCGGCCGGCGATACCGATCTCGCTACGCTCACGGGGGCGCTCGAGAAGGGCTTCGGCGGCTGGCGGCCGCCCACCCGGCCCAAGGGCAGCAAGACGCTTGCCGCGGTGCCGGCTGCGACCGCCCCGCGGATCGTGCTGATCGACAAGCCGGGCGCACAGCAATCCGCGATCCGCGTCGGCCAGGCGGTGATCGACGGCCTCGACGCGCGCGACTTCGATCTCGACGCGGTCAACGACGTGCTCGGCGGCGGCTTCACGTCGCGGCTCAACATGAACCTGCGCGAAGCCAAAGGCTGGAGCTATGGGGTCAACAGCTTCGTCGAGGATTCGCGCGGGCCGCAGCTGTTCGGGATCGCGACGAGCATCCAGACCGACAAGACGGCCGAAGCGCTCGCCGAACTCGCCCGGGAGCTGCGCGACATCGGCAAGGATCGTCCGGCCACGGCCGACGAGATCGCCCTTGTCGTCAAGGGCCAGGTGCTCGGCCTCCCGGGCCAGTTCGAGACCAACCAGGCGATGG